The sequence ACATGCTGGTGGTGCTTTTGGGATTGACTGGTGCCACTGGGCAGAGGAGGCTGAAAGGATCCCATGGAGTTTGCTAGGTTTGggcatgacttcttttttttttttggccttgttTCTAGCACTTAGCAAAATTAGATccagaaaggagggagaaaaccCTGGCTTGTCGTTCAGGGGATGTGTTTAAAGCTGGGGATGATCCTGCTCTGCCACCGACTCCTCGCATGGCCTTGGTCAAATCGTTTAATTCTGATGGGTTTCCCCACTTCTTTCGTCTGGGCAAGGTTTTGCGTGATTAAAAGATGGTGAGTAAAAAGGATGAGATGAGGGCTCTGCAAATGGGGCCGCAGCTGGCGAGCAGTCCTAGCCTGCTGCCGCAatgcaagcaaataaaaaatcCGCATCCTTCACCCTGGAGCAAGCACAGGCATCACGTCTGGGGAGGTCGGGCTGTGGGGACGCCTCTCCGCGTTTGAAATGGGAAGAGGGGCGTTTtaacaaataaacacaaaaatgcaAGGAGAAAAGTCGTGGAGGAGGAGACGGGGCTGAGCTGTGTCTCCACGTCCCCCTTGGCACCCCCACCGGCCCCAAAAGCGGGGTGCTCCGCCGTGATCAGCCACGACAGCCGCCGCGCGCCCCAGCTGCTCCCGTATCTGCTCGCCCCGGAGGACGCTGCAGGCTGATATTTTGGGAGGGTGCGGTGGGGAGGGCGATGTGCTCGCCCGAGATAGGGGCCGGGCACcctgcacacaccttgctggggcCGTCGGGGCCGACCTGCGCGTGTTCTAGAGGCGTTTGGACATGGCTGATGCCCAGATGCCCCGCTCAGGGCGAGCTCCGGGGCTCCATCGAGCTGCTTTCTCCAGGCACCAAGTCAGAGCGAGCCTGATGATTTCAGCGGCGCGGCTTTATCCCAATTTTCCTCTGAACTGCATGGGGGGAACAAAGCAGGATTTGGTGCTTGGAGGAAACCTTCCTCCCGTGCAAAACACTGGGATCTCGCCGAGCCAGAATCCAGGCTCGCTTCACCAGCACGACCAACAGCCAGTGGGGAAGGTTTTACTCCCACTGGTGACACTGTTAACGGTGGGATGAGATATATTCACAAACAACTAATATTTTCTCCATCGCCGCAAAGAGCATGCATCTGGAAATAATTAGCATGCACAAAACCAACTTGCACATTCCTCCTAGGCCTCCATTTTGTGTCTCCTGCAGAACTGGCAATGGCGAGTGTATCGGCACCTCTTAATTTCTGCATATTCTTCAATATTTCTgacacccagcccagcccaggccaACTCCTGACCAAAGCTTGCTGGTGACTCAGAAGCCATGCTTTACCCTCAGCAAACCACCCCCCAGCACAGCTTTTCTGTTTGCATGGTTTGATGTCAGCgctggctttttcttcttttttttttttttttttttcctccacaaagcCTTTGCCGCCTCTGACATGCTCCTACTTGCGCTTTCGTCTCTGTAGATGACGGCAGCGTCAGGAACCACCTGCCCTGCAGCCATTCCCCCCAGAGTCACGAGTTGCAGCAACTACTTTTGGGTGGAATTAAGCTTGGAAAGGGACCGAGGGGCTGCCCGCAGCTGCTGGGTTTTTAGCTGTGTGGTCGGTGGGTGCCTGTGCTGTGTCAGGATGGGTCCCACCAGCCCGGTGGTTGGATGCCCACCGTGCTGAGCGAGGACAGGGAAGCCCTGGTGCTCCTCATCCCATGGGACAACAGGCTCAACACCTTCGCTGGGCTGAACCCTGGTAGAGGTTTGCTCCCTCCTCCGAGCCCTCGTGCTGAcaccagctccagcagctgccccagggctctgcatttCTCCTGCAAAGCAAGAGCAGGTCTAAGGTCCTTCTCCCTGGAGGTGCTGTCATTACCTCGGCATAATTTCCCATCCCAAAGCACCTATTTTCTTGCCCAGGGCCGCATCCAGCTGAGCTGGGGATGGGTTGCACACCCAGCACAACTTTCCTTGCCAGTTTAATACTGTCTGCTCTGCTTTGGTCCAAACTAATGAGGGATATATACCCACAGGTGAGGTTTTCAGTGCTTAAATCCTAAAGAAGCCCAATGTCTTGGCCATCGTGGAGAGCCTGGAGCACGGCTGTTGTCCTCCCTTCAGCCCCCAGCAaagccccctgccctgcctgggcgACCTGTCCTTGCTCCACTGGGCACCATGACTTGCTTTGGCTTAGTCATATATTTCTGAGCTGCTTCTATGAGAAGTTCATTAAAGCACTTTAACTATTGTGAGAAAACACACTGGAGTCAAGCGTCTTCCTTCGCAGCGCACGGCAAAGTAGCTGCAGTGAGGCCTGGCGGGAAGCGGAGCCCTGACCCCACCCTGGTTATCCAGTGGTAAAACCTAGCATGTCAAAACCCAGTGTGCCAAAATCCAGCGTGCAAAACCCAGTGTGCAAAGCTCAGTGTGCCAAAATCCAGCATGCAAAACCCAGGGTGCAAAATCCAGCACGCAAAGCCCAGTGTGCCAAAATCCAGCGTGCAAAACCCAGTGTGCAAAGCCCAGTGTGCCAAAATCCAGCATGCAAAACCCAGTGTGCAAAACCCTGTGTGCCAAAATCCAGCGTGTCAAAACCCAGTGTGCCAAAATCCAGCGTGCAAAACCCAGTGTGCAAAGCTCAGTGTGCCAAAATCCAGCATGAAAACCCAGTGTGCAAAACCTGGCATACAAAACCTGGTGTGGCAAACCAGGTGTGCAAAATCTGGTGCATAACACCCAGCGTGTCAAACCTGGTGTGCAAAGGGTGTCACGTAAACCCCAGCACATAAAACCCAGGTGTGGAACCCGGCGCCAGGCTCAGTCCGTGGGCCTCTCCGGGGAAAAACCGGGTGTGCTGGCGGCTCCACGCCAAGTAGGAGGCAAAAGTCAAAGTGTTTTTGAGAAGTGCTGACAGCGGCTCGAGAGGCAAAGATGAAAGTGCCTCAtgtgagaagagaaagaggaagaggaaatgcagcagaaaatGAACTTGGGTGAAAACCCGTCGTCTTCCaccttcccttccagctggagaATCACAATCAGAGCAGTGTGGCTCCTTGGTCACATCTGCTTTTCATAAGGGGACAGACAGAGagtcctggctctgctgcttcaCCCCGGGCCAGATTTGGTTTCTCTGTTCCCAAGGTGACCGTGGCTTTCAAAAGCCAGGAGTAGCTCCAGATGCTCCCGTGGAATGCATGGCAGAGGCTCCATGCTCCTTCGCTTGAGGGCTTCGCGCTGCCCAAAGGCAAAGCTGTCATGGTGTGTTCAAGCTGGGACATCCAAAATACAGCCTTGCATCCCatgggccaagaaagccaacggcctcctggcttgggttagaaatagcgtgaccagcaggagcagggaggtgacagtgcccctgtgctcggcactggtgaggccacacctggaggttgtgtccagctttgggcacctcaatcccagagagatctggaggggctggagcgagggcagaggagggcaacgaggctggggaagggctggagaatcaatcctgtgaggaggcagggcaggagctgggagtgttcggtgtgaggaggaggaggctgaggggagccctcatccctctctgcagctcctgacaggacattgcagagaggctggggctgggctctgctcccaggggatcagggacaggacaagagggaacggctggaaactgccccaggggagggtcaggctgggcaggaggagaaaatgtttcccagcaagagtggtccgagagtggaagaggctgcccagggaggggggagtccccatccctgggggggtttcagggccgttgggatgagctgtgggggatgtggggtaggggagaactttgtagagtcgggctgagggttggactcgatgatcccgagggacttttccaaccggaatgattctgtgactgtgacTACAGCGGCAGGTGGTGGGCAGACAGCAGGTACCCTGCGTGCGTTAAGAAAATGACAGCAGCCCTCAGGCTGGGTGTTCAGTTTTGTCCCAACTCCCTCCTGCTGGGCTCCCAGGGATGAAGATTAAGTCTGCGACGAAACGATTTGTGACggcaaaaggaaggagaagaaatggagAAGCCGGAGCAGCCTGGCAGGTCCAGCTCCTTCTCCCTGCAAATGAACCGGGACCCCAGGGGACCAATTTTTGACCTTTCAAAATCACCTGGCGCATCGCTTAACTCCGGAAAAGCAGCGTTTAACCCCCCAGAGCTTAACGCAACACCCTCCAGACCCGCGCCTGGACACGCGTGAGCCGCCACGCGTGCGGGTTCGCTCACACGGTTTCACGCCAGCAGCCGGCGGGAGGCTGGAGCTCACTGCGGGAGAGGCGaggccccagcacagctccccagcCTCTCCGCGAGGTTACTCCTGTTATTAATCCGTTATAGCTGCCAGgataaacattttctttccagttctccAAAGGGATCTCGGAGCTGCGTGGGCACAAGCTGTGCTGCCGCTCAGTGGCAACACGCAGGAGGGTTCCCTGCTTTGCTGCTGGCAGATTTTCAGCCCCTTCGAGGCAAGGAGAGGCTttttgcttggttgttttttttttttttttaaccggattattttatttattacatatatcataaatatttatatgtttattACAGGTGCTACAATGCCTTTGTGTATTTATAGTGTATACAAATACATAATAACTTATATTTAGAATATTTACATACATttctctttatatatttatatctatatttatatttataaatattctttGTATTCAtgttcattatttattattatatttacatttattattcATCTAGACTTTTATATATGTAATTTATTACCTTTTATATTTATTGTTTATATTATGTTTATTgtgtatatattaaatataatttataatttatatcgATAAATGTCTGTTTATACGTCTGTAGACTGTGTGTTTCTCTCGGCCCGCCTGTACCCGCAATGTGATGGATAACTTGCCCCCAGCGCGCTGTAAATGAACATTAAACCCACCACCACCTCTCTGGCCACGCCCCCCGCCGCATGACCACGCCCCTCACCTGCAACCACGCCCCCTCACCCCCGTGGCCACACCTCCCCTACAAGACCACGCCCCCGGGGGAATCCCTTCCCCGCCCACCACCGCAAGCCCCAGCGCCACGcgtgtgcgtgcgtgcgtgcgtgcgtcaCGTCCGGCGGCGGGACCCGGAAGTGGCGCGGTGGCCGGTTGCTATGCGGCGGGCCGGCGGCGGTCGGGAGGTGAGTGCGGCCGGGGCTGACCGGGCtcctcggctgggcacggggagcaggaggcagcggggagggctcctccggggcggggctgAGCGGGGGAGCGCCTCTGGGCTCCCGGGGGTGCCGCTGCGTTTctggggagcagggtggggggtgaggcggggccgggccgtgcgGCCTGTCCGCCCCTGGGGCCGTGAGGAAGGGGCGGGGGGTCCCCCGcaggccgccgcgctgccccgcgggCTGCCGGGGCCAGTCCCCCTGTCCCTTCCCCTCCGTGCCGCCGCCCGGTGCGGGGTTGTGGGCGCTGCTcggagcgggagcgggcggcTGCGGTTTGGCACCCGCGCAGGGACCTCGCGGCACCTCGGGCGGGCGCTTTCGTAAGGATAGGGCGTGTGTGGAAGGGCTGTGAGACCAGCTGGGGGTGGTGGAGAAAGAGTGACAGTCCTGATCTGTGCTGAGGTGTCAACACTTGAGcgcttgttggggttttttctaaacGCTGTCGATGTTCTATTATGGTGGAGTCTTCCCGTTTTGGGGCCTGGCTTTGCAGGTGGTGGCAGAGCTGAAGATACTCTGTTCGTGAAGACCTTGTGTGGCAGGTGCACGGCTGTGTGTGTCCAGCTGCCTTCGGTCaccctgagcagagccaggcacagctgtgctccaagcagggtcagctggagcGGGTGGCCCAGGGCAGTGTCCAGTCAGGCTTTGGATGTCCCTGAGGATGGAGACTGCACCTCTCTGAGCAGCCTCTTCccgtgtcccaccaccctcacagtttTTTCTTACGTTCAGGTGGAATTTCctctatttcagtttgtgcctactGCttcatgtcctgtcactgggcaccactgagaaaagAGTTTGCTTCCTTCTTCACATTCTCCAGTCAGATATCTGTATGCATTAACGAGAGTCATCTCTTCTCCAGTCAGAACAGGCCCAGCTTTCTTAGTCTCTCCTCATGTGAGAGCTGCTTCAGTACCTtcatcatctctgtggccctacACTGACCTTTCTCTATGTATTTTTTGTCCTCCaaatgtggcctcaccagtgctgagtagaggggaaggatcacctccctcccGTGAATTGCTGCGGCAATGCTCTTCATAATGCTGTCTAGAAGATcatctgtgatttctttttaactCAGGAACCGAAGAGCGATGGCTTTGAGAATGGTTGGTGTGCCTTGTCAGCCTGAGGTGACCGGCTGATGTTTGAACACCAGCTggtctttctctctgctggtcaTATCCCAAAATGGGGAGGTAAGAATCCCAAAAGAACGGTCAAATTAAATTGCAATATCTTCTAAGTGAAGGACAGGGAACCTAATCATGAGTTCATGGCTAATGCTGAGTTCAAAGGTGGGAATAGTGTCTTGAGTATGCTCAAGCCAGAACGTGAGCAAAGCTAGAGTAGAGCAAAGTAAAAAGTTTTTGAAGAATCTGTTTGTCTTTATGTTGTTTCAGAATGCATGGTGCTTCTTTTTGGTATTGAAGTCCTTTCTTAAAGCAGATTATCCTCTGAATTTTAGGATCAGCATCTCATGTTTGCTTCCTGCTTCCTGGCACTTCAGCATCTCTCCGGTGGGATGTCCGCGTATTCTCAACACCACTTTGCGACAGATTGTTGTGATAGGAatccttgctgctgctgtctctttGCTTTACTACTCCCTGGTAGTCATCCGCAATAAGTATGGGCGTGCATACAGGGACAAAAGATTCCACAGGTGAGAGTTGAAAAGGCTTTTCTGGAAAGGAATGAAATGGAGTTTTGGTGCGAAAGAGGAAACGCTGACAGGTTGTGCCTGTAAAATACATCAATGGGGTGGAAAAAGTATGAGTAAAACTTCCTGCTTTGTAAACAAAACTTATCTAAGTTGATTTTGATTTATCAGTAATTCAGCTTTCTAATATCTATGTATCTGCACCAGCTCAGTAAAACTATAGGTGCAAAAATACTGCGtgataaattattttggaaattacttttagTATTTATTCTGGGAATTTGATTCTTATGGGTGGCACTCCActcttttttcttcagcaacatTCAATAGTGAATACTGTGTGCTTCCTGTGATGGAAACTGTTGTCCCGTTTTGAGTCTGATGTCGAGAAAAACTTCCATATGGAACTTAATTGCCACACAGTAATCCCTCGTTTTCTTCTAGGTATCTTGCCCGAGTAACTGACACGGAAGCTACAGATACAAACAACCCCAATCTGAACTATGGAATCGTTGTGGACTGTGGCAGCAGTGGCTCTCGGATTTTTGTGTATTGTTGGCCAAGGCACAATGGTAATCCACACGATCTGCTGGACATCAAACAGATGagggacaaaaccagaaaaccagtGGTTATGAAAATTAAACCAGGTACCGGAAAGAAGTTAATTTTAGATGCAATTTTCTAGATAGTTGCCTATCCTAACTTTGCTTTATCAAACCCCATATTTAAAGTGTCTGGGTAAAGGACACTTGCAAGTTGTCAGCATGGCACTCCTCCAGGTTTCTCTGGGTTTGGTTTGCAGAGAGCTTTGTTCAGCTTTAAAGGTTGAAACATGACCCTGACGGGCAGGAGGGAGAGGTTTCTCCATGGGCTAAGACAGTTGCCGGTTCAGTTGTCAGTTAACTTGGTTCTGTTTATTTAGTGAATAAATACTTTGGCTTTCTGTAAAGCTACCCGAACCACTTCTATAAATAGGCAATATATCTAACACAGGCTTTTGCTGATTGTTTAGAGGATGTTAAAGTGTTAGCTTCATTCTTTTCGCATTTTTGCAGTTGATTTTAtgggtttgggttgttggtttcTTCTCTGTGCATTGGTTATCAAGATTTTCCAAGAAATGCCCAAAGCTTGAGTTGCTCCACTCTCCTGTTTATCTGTTTCACTAGGCATTTCGGAGTTTGCCAGCTCTCCTGAAAAGGTCAGTGATTATATTTCTCCACTTCTGAGCTTTGCTGCTGAACATGTCCCACGTGCAAAGCACAAAGAGACTCCTCTTTATATTCTGTGTACTGCAGGAATGAGGATTCTGCCAGAAAGGTTATTGGCTGTCTTATTTTTAGCATTTAGAATAGCGATCCTGGTGTGTCTGACTATTTTTAACTGTTCAAACTGTAATTTTGCAGCCAGCAGAAGGCAATACTTGAAGATCTGCTCACTGATATTCCTGtgcattttgattttctgttttcgGACTCGCATGCAGAGGTTATTTCAGGGAAACAGGAAGGTAGgttaacatttgaaaaaattatctttgcagTATTTATTACTTTCTCAGTACAACtcgtttaatttttttgttgttgttgctttttaaaattctggtttGGTTGCGAGACCTTATTCCTCAGTAGCAACATATGGAGTGTGGAGATGATCATCTGCTGTGATCTTCTAATGTGTCTAAATGTTTTCTAATTAGCAGTGAAAATAACTTATCTGTGCTTAGCAGGAATTTTAATCCATTTTCtctgggtttggggagggaggggtaaGGATAAGGCATAACATTCTTGATGGAACAAACCTTGCAGGGAAAAACAGTTTCTAAAGGAGCAGTGTTTTGATGTGGTCAACTCACTAGAGgcttaaaaacactttaaaagctAACTTGtttactttttctgaaatgtacaCATCCAGCTGTCTTTAATACATTGAATTGGGATTTTTACCATAGCCTTGACTTGGGAGAGAAGGACTAGAATAACTTGTCAGGAATCTTCACCTTCGAAGTATTTTATATAATATGAGCAGCAATATATCTTAACTCATATGCAAAAAATCCCTCTGTTTTTAAGATTATACGCACCAGATGAATGTACTGAAATGTCCCATTATGTTTTCTTATGCATGTAGGAGTATATGCATGGATTGGCATCAACTTTGTTCTTGGAAGATTTGAACACACGGATGATGGTAAGTACCTTTATTGTGAATTGGATTTTAGGAAGGATTTCAGGTGCGTTGCTGTGCTTCTAGACACAGATGTGAGTGAATGGTGTGTGTGCAGATGGCTGCTGTTGGCTTCATTTGTACGTGAAGCTCCAGTGATCTGCATTTCTACAGAAAAGTTAGGTAGAAGTAGTGCACTGCTGTTTTAGGCCCATCCTAGTTGTTTTTCTTAACACCTTCTTGTCGTTTTATTCAGAGGATGAAGCGATTGTGGAGGTGCATGTCCCAGGCAGTGAAAACAAGGAGGCCATCTTCCGTAAGAGGACAGTGGGTATTCTTGACATGGGCGGAGTGTCGACTCAGATAGCATACGAAGTCCCTAAAACTGTAAGCTTTGCCTCTTCGCAGCAGGTTATTATCTGTGCaacttccttcttttccttttgatttattttaatgcatatttgttgttttgttttctttgttttgagtcCTATTCCTCATTACATCCCATGTCAAAGCCAAGGCAAAAGAAGATGACAGATACGAGTCCTTCATCAGCTAAGCAATTCATTTGTATTTTGTTCATTCAGAAAGCTTATTTCAGTTAGTATAATTTGCCACTGATTTGTTAAGTTTTAAGTGCATtctttgtgtgtgcatgtatgtatgtacaattttaaaatttgtcttacACTTAAGAGAGTGTATTCTGGAGTTTAGAAACCAAACGTTGTGTGGTGATTCTTATATAAGAACTTGTATAAGATACGACTTTTCCTTCAGGTTGGATTGGTAGAAACTGAATTTAACAGGACATCGTGGTAACAgtacattttgtttaaatatcaCCGACATCATCAGCACAGTTCATCTGTTGCAGGAAGCAAATTTCTTTGTTACAAGTCTTAAATGAAACATAAGTTGCTCTAGCTTCAATCCACCAAGTTCTGGAGTAATTCCTGAATTTTTGAAGCTGGATAATTTCCCATTCACTTAGTTGAGAAATATCTAAAGACTAGCATAAAAGCCCTGTGTTTTGACTCTAAGCGCACTGTTACAatgatgtatatatatatttttttttaaatcttcctgtgAAATGGTGCATTTTCATTATTGCAGGTTTTAATAACTACACTGCTTTTCAGACAGATGGTGTAACAAATAGTTTGGGCTGTTAAACAGAAGTATGGGTGTTTAGATTCAGAGCAGATTGCCCCAGTCAGATACGAATTGGAAATAAGAAGAGTTGCAGTCAGTTGATGATGGCTGTTGTATGTCTCTAGCTGAACATAAGCCGATATAAAATAGGTTTTCTGGTCATGGAACCTCTCCAGGTTCCCAGACAATGACAAGAGAGTCAAACAACTGACTGTGACGCTTACAGCACTAGTGCTGTTCTTCATTCACAGTGTCGGTTGGAAGCCATGCAGTGTTACGCTCCATTTCTGAGCACGTTCTGCATGAAATGCTTCTGCTACGCAGCTCATAAATATCTGCAGGTGACTGATGTGTGGTACGTGAGGAGAGATGAGTGATTGATAGGCCACCTGAAAAGCTGGAGGATACAGATTGGAAAATGAAGAACAGTTCTGCTGGGCAGCCCATAAATCTGCCCAGCCTAGCAATCAGCAGCAGGGGGACTCAGTCAGAGACTGTAGCACTGAGATTAGTAGCCACAGCACGTATCTTTTTATAGGAGAAGATACTTCAGGGTCTGTAGTAGCAGTTCTGGAAATTCTTGGAGTATCAGTAGTGATGTTGTAGTTCTCTACAATCAGTATGCTCTGCTCTCCCTAGGAAGTAGAAGGTGTGTGGACCTGTGAGGAGCAAAATTGATGAGTAAGGAGTGAAGTTTAAAGATGTCTTTGAGCATCCAGTTATCAAAAAAACCTCATCTGTAGGTTCTGGCTCATACTGGTTATACCTAATCTTGGTGCTTGTGTTCCTACAGGAGGAAGTAGCCAAAAACTTACTTGCAGAATTCAACTTGGGCTGTGACGCTCATCAGACTGAGCACGTATACAGAGTCTACGTTGCAACATTCCTTGGCTTTGGAGGAAACGCAGCCCGCCAGCGATACGAAGACAGTCTGTTTACCAGCACAGTGCTTAAAAACAGGTAGCTGGCTGCCGCCCCTTGAGGATACGGGTCCTGTGCATCACCAGTAACCCCCCAACTTGAATGCATTTAGTAAAGCATCCTGACATAAAACTTAATTTCTACAGCCGCATGCAATGCTGAAGTTTCCTTAATGGAGGATGCTTTGGTTTGATGCTGTTGTGTCTCAGAGCTTGCCATTTCTGATACACTGCTTGTTCTTTCATACAGACTGCTGGGCAAACAGACTGGCCTGACTTCTGATTCACCCTACCTAGACCCTTGCCTGCCCCTGGATGCTCAGGATGAGATCCAGCAGAACGGACAGATAATGTATCTGCGGGGAACGGGAGATTTTAATCTGTGTCGTGAAATTATTCAGCCGTTCATGAATAAGACTAATGAAACGCAGACATCTCTTAATGGTGTCTATCAGCCTGCTGTGCACTTTCAGAACAGTGAATTCTATGGTTTCTCAGAGTTCTACTACTGCACCGAGGACGTGTTACGCATGGGAGGAGATTACAATGCTGCTAAATTTACTAAAGCTGCAAAGGTAGTGCTCTTGAGAGAAACACTTAATTCAAAACAACTGCTCTCCAGAAGCATTTTGTTTGGAAATTCTTGCAacaaaaaatatacttttaaagatCCAAAATCCTTCTACCCTGCAATAAACTGTCCCAGGGCATCTCTCTTCCTCACTGTGTTTGCTTTTAGAATACTTGTTTTAAGGCACAAGAGTAAAACTGACTTGCTGTAGAGGGAACAGGACTTGTGGTAGTCAAGTTACAGCAGAAATATTGATAACGGGGAAATCCACGCTGCTGCCACCCCTTGCTGCTTTTTAGGAATGTCTGACTTGTATGAAGCAagaggaaaaggatttttttttctaacattttgcACCAGTTTCCCAGGTGTTACTGCGAACAGGGATCAATCTGTTGGGGACAGTTTAAAGTAATGCTACAACATAGAGTAGAAGAGTACAACCTGCTTTGTCAGTGCCCTAAAAATAGGTTGTCTAGTTAGTTGTCATCTCCAAGTACATGGAGAATATAGTGCTACTGAATATTTAACCATAAATGCCAAGTATGGAtcaaaatgttacagaaaatacCATGATGTTCTcaacttttctatttttcagtatttgcagAGCATCCTAGCtagtggcattttttttcttaaggcagAAGCAATAttgaagtctttcttttttcttttttttttttttttttttttcttgaaggattATTGTGCCACTAAGTGGTCTGTCCTACGAGAACGTTTTGACCGTGGTCTTTATGCATCACATGCTGATCTCCACAGATTGAAGTaagtatttgtgtttgtacagcaaaTTCATTCATGCAGAGCTGCCAGGGAGAGGTCAGGGTCATGTCCAAATGATCTATTTAATGAACTCATTGAAGGTGTGAATATAACCTTAAATATTGCatcagccattaaaaaaaaaaaaaaaaaatactgatgatTATGTGTTTAATTGTGTCCCCAGTCCTCTGGGACTCTTAACTGCTGACCTGACCTTGTGCCACTCTTTCTATAGGTACCAGTGCTTTAAGTCTGCCTGGATGTATGAAGTATTTCACAGTGGTTTCTCTTTTCCTGCGAGTTACAGCAATTTGAAAACAGCTCTGCAGGTTTATGACAAAGAGGTGCAGTGGACCTTGGGAGCCATTCTTTACCGAACACGGTTTTTACCTTTAAGGTACCAGTTGTTTTCTCAAGTGTCTGGAAAGAGCATTTGGGTGGAAAGTGTGGGGAGTTTTGAAGAGGGAAGAGGTACAGTGGTAGCAAAGCAGCTGACGGGTACAGGGAGACAAGATGTTGTTTGTAGAGCATTGGATCTAACCTCAGCACATATTTTAGGCAGCTCAAGTAATGCTTTAA comes from Athene noctua chromosome 28, bAthNoc1.hap1.1, whole genome shotgun sequence and encodes:
- the ENTPD4 gene encoding ectonucleoside triphosphate diphosphohydrolase 4 isoform X2 yields the protein MGRISISCLLPASWHFSISPVGCPRILNTTLRQIVVIGILAAAVSLLYYSLVVIRNKYGRAYRDKRFHRYLARVTDTEATDTNNPNLNYGIVVDCGSSGSRIFVYCWPRHNGNPHDLLDIKQMRDKTRKPVVMKIKPGISEFASSPEKVSDYISPLLSFAAEHVPRAKHKETPLYILCTAGMRILPESQQKAILEDLLTDIPVHFDFLFSDSHAEVISGKQEGVYAWIGINFVLGRFEHTDDEDEAIVEVHVPGSENKEAIFRKRTVGILDMGGVSTQIAYEVPKTEEVAKNLLAEFNLGCDAHQTEHVYRVYVATFLGFGGNAARQRYEDSLFTSTVLKNRLLGKQTGLTSDSPYLDPCLPLDAQDEIQQNGQIMYLRGTGDFNLCREIIQPFMNKTNETQTSLNGVYQPAVHFQNSEFYGFSEFYYCTEDVLRMGGDYNAAKFTKAAKDYCATKWSVLRERFDRGLYASHADLHRLKYQCFKSAWMYEVFHSGFSFPASYSNLKTALQVYDKEVQWTLGAILYRTRFLPLRDIQQENFRGSHSHWRSFSFVYNHYLFFVCFLIVLLSILLYLLRLRRIHRRMLHNSSATSLWIEEGLPPQKIAGPL
- the ENTPD4 gene encoding ectonucleoside triphosphate diphosphohydrolase 4 isoform X1, whose protein sequence is MGRISISCLLPASWHFSISPVGCPRILNTTLRQIVVIGILAAAVSLLYYSLVVIRNKYGRAYRDKRFHRYLARVTDTEATDTNNPNLNYGIVVDCGSSGSRIFVYCWPRHNGNPHDLLDIKQMRDKTRKPVVMKIKPGISEFASSPEKVSDYISPLLSFAAEHVPRAKHKETPLYILCTAGMRILPESQQKAILEDLLTDIPVHFDFLFSDSHAEVISGKQEGVYAWIGINFVLGRFEHTDDEDEAIVEVHVPGSENKEAIFRKRTVGILDMGGVSTQIAYEVPKTVSFASSQQEEVAKNLLAEFNLGCDAHQTEHVYRVYVATFLGFGGNAARQRYEDSLFTSTVLKNRLLGKQTGLTSDSPYLDPCLPLDAQDEIQQNGQIMYLRGTGDFNLCREIIQPFMNKTNETQTSLNGVYQPAVHFQNSEFYGFSEFYYCTEDVLRMGGDYNAAKFTKAAKDYCATKWSVLRERFDRGLYASHADLHRLKYQCFKSAWMYEVFHSGFSFPASYSNLKTALQVYDKEVQWTLGAILYRTRFLPLRDIQQENFRGSHSHWRSFSFVYNHYLFFVCFLIVLLSILLYLLRLRRIHRRMLHNSSATSLWIEEGLPPQKIAGPL